A part of Aegilops tauschii subsp. strangulata cultivar AL8/78 chromosome 2, Aet v6.0, whole genome shotgun sequence genomic DNA contains:
- the LOC109754211 gene encoding transcription factor MYB30, protein MGRPPCCDKEGVKKGPWTPEEDLVLVSYVQEHGPGNWRAVPTRTGLMRCSKSCRLRWTNYLRPGIKRGNFTDQEEKLIVHLQALLGNRWAAIASYLPERTDNDIKNYWNTHLKRKLQAGGDAAAKPAAQRPASSSKGQWERRLQTDINMARRALREALTTLDDIKPQQPDAADGVNGPAAAGADSGSPAASSSSAASLSQCSPSAAGPYVLTTANISRMLDGWASKGRSAGAAADSPSGSSASEVSYGSGAAARALGSAFEYDRKPAVLAPDQTQLNAIETWLFADDNSNNDHHGHGGGGSGLLGVAAMGYPF, encoded by the exons ATGGGGAGGCCGCCGTGCTGCGACAAGGAGGGCGTCAAGAAGGGCCCCTGGACGCCGGAGGAGGACCTCGTGCTCGTCTCCTACGTCCAGGAGCACGGCCCCGGCAACTGGCGCGCCGTCCCCACCAGGACCG GCCTGATGCGGTGTAGCAAGAGCTGCCGGCTCCGGTGGACCAACTACCTGCGCCCAGGGATCAAGCGCGGCAACTTCACCGACCAGGAGGAGAAGCTCATCGTCCACCTCCAGGCGCTGCTCGGCAACAGGTGGGCCGCGATCGCCTCCTACCTCCCCGAGCGCACCGACAACGACATCAAGAACTACTGGAACACGCACCTCAAGCGCAAGCTGCAGGCGGGGGGCGACGccgcggccaagccggcggcgcagaggcctgcctcctcctccaaGGGCCAGTGGGAGAGGCGGCTGCAGACAGACATCAACATGGCGCGCCGCGCGCTGCGCGAGGCGCTCACCACGCTCGACGACATCAAGCCGCAGCAGCCCGACGCGGCCGACGGCGTCAATGGGCCTgccgcagccggcgccgacagcggCAGCCCGGCGGCCTCCAGCTCGTCGGCCGCGTCGCTGTCCCAGTGCTCGCCCTCCGCGGCTGGGCCGTACGTGCTCACCACCGCGAACATCTCGCGGATGCTCGACGGGTGGGCCAGCAAGGGTCGCAGCGCCGGGGCCGCGGCGGACAGCCCCTCTGGCTCGTCGGCGTCCGAGGTTTCCTACGGCAGCGGCGCGGCAGCCCGTGCGCTGGGGTCCGCGTTCGAGTACGACAGGAAGCCGGCCGTTCTGGCGCCGGATCAGACGCAGCTGAACGCGATCGAGACGTGGCTCTTCGCCGACGACAACAGCAACAACGACCACCATGGCCACggaggcggcggcagcggccTGCTCGGCGTCGCCGCCATGGGTTACCCTTTCTAG